In one Halosimplex halophilum genomic region, the following are encoded:
- a CDS encoding methyl-accepting chemotaxis protein → MYDRPVKWYKRFIRRWMTAMGLDQSVERTVVGAAGIQFLISVGQAVLPFVTAGVARVALGAVLFVAAALALVNTVWITREDVVVPIQRLEAAADRIAAGEVDVAVPASDDPSEVGSLTRSFAEMSSHIELVAAQADALADQEFDAPVLDERVPGAFGESLSRMADNLREHTAELESMTADLERRSARLESLVEAFAGAADRAADGDLTARLDAGDIAGDDDQYREICENYNRLVETLGATVGDVRAFADEVSAASDDVAASMDELDRTSDEVAESVQGISEGATRQSEQVRAAAEQLNDLSATVQQIAASADEVADTAGTAAERGRSGRDAAAEAVDALDDLEDRMERTADAVEGLADRMTEIDEIVSFIDGIAEQTNMLALNASIEAARAGAGDGSGDGFAVVADEVKGLAGETRDAAEEVGDLVAELQRESAEAAATVREMHAQVGDSVATIEGALGDFEDIVADVGELDESVGEISAATDEQAETTQDVVAVVDEVAGISEETRDEAESVAAAAEQQTASVSTVTADVQSVADRADDLRAALDRFRLPDGAGDGSGALAGGRAAPTAATDD, encoded by the coding sequence ATGTACGATCGCCCCGTGAAGTGGTACAAGCGATTCATACGGCGGTGGATGACTGCGATGGGGCTCGACCAGTCCGTCGAGCGGACGGTCGTCGGGGCTGCGGGAATTCAGTTCCTGATATCGGTCGGACAGGCGGTCCTGCCGTTCGTGACGGCCGGCGTCGCGCGGGTGGCACTGGGCGCGGTCCTGTTCGTCGCGGCGGCGCTCGCCCTGGTCAACACGGTCTGGATCACCCGCGAGGACGTGGTCGTCCCGATCCAGCGGCTGGAGGCGGCGGCCGACCGGATCGCCGCGGGCGAGGTCGACGTGGCCGTGCCGGCCAGCGACGACCCCTCGGAGGTGGGGAGCCTGACGCGGTCGTTCGCGGAGATGAGTTCCCACATCGAACTCGTCGCCGCGCAAGCGGACGCGCTGGCCGACCAGGAGTTCGACGCGCCCGTCCTCGACGAGCGGGTGCCGGGCGCGTTCGGCGAGTCGCTGTCGCGGATGGCCGACAACCTGCGGGAGCACACGGCGGAACTGGAGTCGATGACCGCCGACCTCGAACGGCGCTCGGCGCGGCTGGAGTCGCTGGTCGAGGCGTTCGCCGGTGCGGCCGACCGCGCCGCCGACGGCGACCTGACCGCGCGGCTCGACGCCGGCGACATCGCCGGCGACGACGACCAGTACCGGGAGATCTGCGAGAACTACAACCGCCTGGTCGAGACGCTCGGCGCGACCGTCGGCGACGTGCGCGCGTTCGCCGACGAGGTGTCGGCGGCCAGCGACGACGTGGCCGCGAGCATGGACGAGCTCGACCGGACGAGCGACGAGGTCGCCGAGTCGGTCCAGGGGATCTCCGAGGGCGCGACCCGCCAGAGCGAGCAGGTCCGGGCGGCCGCCGAGCAGTTGAACGACCTCTCGGCGACCGTCCAGCAGATCGCGGCCTCGGCCGACGAGGTGGCCGACACCGCGGGGACCGCCGCCGAGCGCGGCCGCTCCGGGCGCGACGCCGCGGCCGAGGCCGTCGACGCGCTCGACGACCTGGAGGACCGGATGGAGCGGACCGCCGACGCCGTCGAGGGGCTGGCCGACCGCATGACCGAGATCGACGAGATCGTCTCGTTCATCGACGGCATCGCAGAGCAGACGAATATGCTGGCGCTGAACGCCTCGATCGAGGCCGCCCGCGCCGGGGCCGGCGACGGGAGCGGCGACGGGTTCGCGGTCGTCGCCGACGAGGTGAAGGGCCTCGCCGGGGAGACCCGCGACGCGGCCGAGGAGGTGGGCGACCTCGTCGCAGAGCTCCAGCGCGAGTCCGCCGAGGCGGCCGCGACGGTCAGGGAGATGCACGCCCAGGTCGGCGACAGCGTCGCCACGATCGAGGGCGCGCTGGGCGACTTCGAGGACATCGTCGCCGACGTGGGCGAACTCGACGAGAGCGTCGGCGAGATCAGCGCGGCGACCGACGAGCAGGCCGAGACCACCCAGGACGTGGTCGCCGTCGTCGACGAGGTGGCGGGTATCAGCGAGGAGACCCGCGACGAGGCGGAGTCGGTCGCCGCGGCCGCCGAACAGCAGACCGCCTCGGTCTCGACGGTGACCGCGGACGTGCAGTCGGTCGCCGACCGCGCCGACGACCTCCGGGCCGCCCTCGACCGCTTCCGCCTGCCCGACGGCGCGGGCGACGGGAGCGGGGCGCTGGCGGGCGGCAGGGCGGCCCCCACTGCGGCGACCGACGACTGA
- a CDS encoding bifunctional nuclease family protein: protein MATHEATVEGVGVGVGDEGPGHPVVLLRVREQLVPIFVSADQAQSMQHALDGTPFERPLTHDLFVDMVAEFGAAIDRVRIDDLADGTFYAKIDTEQYTDEERSEMVFDARPSDGIALALRVDCPIIVSDEVIDEAGRDPDELGFVDEEEARREHDFDEEGFDFDEDDDPDFGGDDPF from the coding sequence ATGGCAACACACGAGGCCACGGTCGAGGGCGTCGGCGTCGGCGTCGGTGACGAGGGGCCCGGCCACCCGGTCGTCCTCCTGCGCGTCCGCGAACAGCTGGTCCCCATCTTCGTCAGCGCCGACCAGGCCCAGTCGATGCAACACGCCCTGGACGGCACGCCCTTCGAGCGGCCGCTCACCCACGATCTGTTCGTCGATATGGTCGCCGAGTTCGGCGCCGCCATCGACCGCGTCCGCATCGACGACCTGGCCGACGGCACCTTCTACGCGAAGATCGACACCGAGCAGTACACCGACGAGGAGCGCTCGGAGATGGTGTTCGACGCCCGTCCCAGCGACGGCATCGCGCTCGCCCTGCGGGTCGACTGCCCGATCATCGTCTCCGACGAGGTGATCGACGAGGCCGGCCGCGACCCCGACGAACTCGGCTTCGTCGACGAGGAGGAGGCCCGCCGCGAGCACGACTTCGACGAGGAGGGGTTCGACTTCGACGAGGACGACGACCCCGACTTCGGCGGCGACGACCCGTTCTGA
- a CDS encoding DUF192 domain-containing protein: MRLVHEPADGDPRTLATDAELADSLLAKVKGLMGKSSLPEGYALVFDFGRTGYRDVHMLFVRTPLDVVWLRDDEVVQVKTLAPWRGTGVAKADRFVELPGGAADGVEPGDRVFLDDE, encoded by the coding sequence ATGCGCCTCGTCCACGAGCCGGCCGACGGCGACCCGCGCACGCTCGCGACGGACGCCGAGCTCGCGGACTCGCTGCTCGCGAAGGTCAAGGGGCTGATGGGCAAGTCGTCGCTGCCCGAGGGCTACGCGCTCGTCTTCGACTTCGGCCGGACCGGCTACCGCGACGTGCACATGCTGTTCGTCCGCACGCCGCTGGACGTGGTCTGGCTCCGCGACGACGAGGTGGTGCAGGTGAAGACGCTGGCCCCGTGGCGCGGCACGGGCGTCGCGAAGGCCGACCGGTTCGTCGAACTCCCGGGCGGCGCCGCCGACGGCGTCGAACCCGGGGACCGGGTTTTCCTCGACGACGAGTGA
- a CDS encoding class I fructose-bisphosphate aldolase, translating to MRPIADAPVTRDGKVLVLAYDHGIEHGPVDFDPQPESADPEHVFDVATHPAVTSLAVGKGVAEAYYPSYEDDVSLLAKLNGTSNLWMGEPDSAVNCSVEYAAEELGAEAIGFTVYPGVNGEVEMFEEFREVQEQAREYDLPVVMWSYARGQAVKNDSSEEVVAYAARLGLELGADIAKVKYPGSEEAMETVTRMAGPTKVLMSGGSKTSDREFLESVKAVMDAGGAGLAVGRNVWQRENPRRILDALEEVIFEEASVDEALDAAAPKP from the coding sequence ATGCGACCCATCGCAGACGCTCCGGTCACGCGGGACGGGAAAGTACTCGTTTTGGCGTACGACCACGGTATCGAGCACGGGCCGGTCGACTTCGACCCCCAGCCCGAGAGCGCGGACCCGGAACACGTCTTCGATGTGGCCACACACCCAGCCGTCACCTCCCTGGCGGTCGGCAAGGGCGTCGCCGAGGCCTACTACCCCTCCTACGAGGACGACGTGTCGCTGCTCGCCAAGCTCAACGGCACGTCCAACCTCTGGATGGGCGAGCCCGACAGCGCCGTCAACTGCTCGGTGGAGTACGCCGCCGAGGAACTCGGTGCCGAGGCCATCGGATTCACCGTCTACCCCGGCGTCAACGGCGAGGTCGAGATGTTCGAGGAGTTCCGCGAGGTCCAGGAGCAGGCCCGGGAGTACGACCTCCCCGTCGTGATGTGGTCCTACGCCCGCGGCCAGGCCGTCAAGAACGATTCCAGTGAGGAGGTCGTCGCCTACGCCGCCCGCCTCGGGCTCGAACTCGGTGCGGACATCGCGAAGGTCAAGTATCCCGGCAGCGAGGAGGCCATGGAGACGGTCACCCGGATGGCCGGCCCGACGAAAGTGCTGATGTCCGGCGGTTCGAAGACCAGCGACCGCGAGTTCCTGGAGAGCGTCAAAGCCGTCATGGACGCCGGCGGCGCCGGCCTCGCCGTCGGCCGCAACGTCTGGCAGCGCGAGAACCCCCGGCGCATCCTCGACGCCCTCGAAGAGGTCATCTTCGAGGAGGCCTCCGTCGACGAGGCCCTCGACGCCGCGGCCCCCAAACCATGA
- a CDS encoding (R)-citramalate synthase, producing the protein MCDGSGEREGTTLFGDHPETTHLSDVGDVQFLDTTLRDGEQAPGVSLTPDEKARIARALDRANVGFIEAGSACTGPGERETISRVAELDLSATVTSFCRGIQRDIDLALECDVDGINLVVPASDRHVTEKVGTTHEDNVRDTVELVEYAKDQGLWVEVIGEDGSRADLDYLEELLGSALEAGADRICWADTVGHATPDGALEAVSRLSDLGPVSTHTHDDLGMAVMNALTSIAAGADVVHGTVNGIGERAGNVAIEEVAIALSHGYGVETLELTEVYDLAELVANATGIPLPPNKAVVGQNTFTHESGIHTDGTLKDEAMYEPYPPEKVGRERRLALGKHAGRAGVKAALDEKDFEVTDEELGEIVARVKEIGDRGKRVTDADLLTIAEDVTDSEHDRRVEITELTTVAGGSTPTATVTLVVDGEERTEAEIGSGPVDAAINAVQSALGRSFDTHLESYHVDAITGGTDAIVTVEVEMSRGDDFVTVTASDSDITRASVEAMVDAIDRLVATSDDRVIADD; encoded by the coding sequence ATGTGTGACGGCTCCGGTGAGCGCGAAGGGACCACGCTGTTCGGCGACCATCCCGAGACGACTCACCTCTCCGACGTAGGAGACGTACAGTTTCTCGACACGACGCTGCGCGACGGGGAACAAGCCCCGGGTGTCTCGCTGACGCCCGACGAGAAGGCCCGGATCGCCCGCGCCCTGGACCGCGCGAACGTCGGGTTCATCGAGGCCGGCAGCGCCTGTACCGGCCCCGGCGAGCGGGAGACCATCTCCCGCGTCGCCGAGCTGGACCTGTCGGCGACGGTCACGAGCTTCTGTCGCGGCATCCAGCGTGACATCGACCTCGCCCTGGAGTGTGACGTGGACGGGATCAACCTCGTCGTCCCGGCGAGCGACCGCCACGTCACCGAGAAGGTGGGGACGACCCACGAGGACAACGTCCGCGACACCGTCGAACTCGTCGAGTACGCCAAGGACCAGGGCCTGTGGGTCGAGGTCATCGGCGAGGACGGCTCCCGCGCGGACCTGGACTACCTCGAAGAACTGCTCGGGTCCGCGCTGGAGGCGGGCGCCGACCGCATCTGCTGGGCCGACACCGTCGGTCACGCGACCCCCGACGGCGCGCTCGAAGCGGTCTCCCGCCTCTCGGACCTGGGTCCGGTGAGCACCCACACCCACGACGACCTGGGGATGGCCGTGATGAACGCCCTGACCTCGATCGCCGCTGGCGCCGACGTGGTCCACGGGACCGTCAACGGCATCGGCGAACGGGCGGGCAACGTCGCCATCGAGGAGGTGGCGATCGCCCTCTCGCACGGCTACGGCGTCGAGACGCTCGAACTCACGGAGGTCTACGACCTGGCCGAACTCGTCGCCAACGCGACGGGCATCCCGCTGCCGCCGAACAAGGCGGTCGTCGGCCAGAACACCTTCACCCACGAGTCGGGCATCCACACCGACGGCACGCTCAAAGACGAGGCGATGTACGAACCGTACCCGCCGGAGAAGGTGGGCCGCGAGCGTCGCCTCGCGCTCGGCAAACACGCCGGCCGCGCCGGCGTGAAGGCCGCCCTCGACGAGAAGGACTTCGAGGTGACCGACGAGGAACTGGGCGAGATCGTCGCCCGCGTCAAGGAGATCGGCGACCGCGGCAAGCGCGTCACCGACGCCGACCTCCTCACGATCGCCGAGGACGTGACCGACAGCGAACACGACCGCCGCGTCGAGATCACCGAGCTCACGACCGTCGCCGGCGGGTCGACGCCGACGGCCACGGTCACCCTCGTCGTCGACGGCGAGGAGCGCACCGAGGCCGAGATCGGCTCCGGCCCCGTGGACGCCGCGATCAACGCCGTCCAGTCGGCGCTGGGCCGCTCGTTCGACACCCACCTCGAATCCTACCACGTCGACGCCATCACCGGCGGCACCGACGCCATCGTCACTGTCGAGGTGGAGATGTCCCGCGGCGACGACTTCGTGACGGTGACCGCCAGCGACTCCGATATCACCCGCGCCTCGGTCGAGGCGATGGTCGACGCCATCGACCGCCTCGTCGCCACCAGCGACGACCGCGTGATCGCCGACGATTAG
- a CDS encoding class 1 fructose-bisphosphatase, producing MSKQLPPSADWVGHPTVDAVFDVVRDTAAEVRAALPERRAYVEGHNPSGEKVRAADEYADELFAERLLALDSVASYASEERQAAREADDGGEFHLALDPLDGSSNLTSNNPMGTIVSVYDEPVPTTGDRLVAAAFVLYGPNTTMVVSDGESVDEYLIEDAAGGDGEGDGEADDGRKLLREGLTLPEDPTVYAFGGRRPDWTDDVTEAVEALEDDRLKLRYGGAFIADVMQVLTHGGIFAYPELEDTPEGKLRHCFECAPVGFVVEAAGGRVSDGYGDLFETDPDRLHERSPVYLGNAELVDRVEATLS from the coding sequence ATGAGCAAGCAGCTCCCACCGTCGGCCGACTGGGTCGGCCACCCCACCGTCGACGCCGTCTTCGACGTGGTCCGCGACACCGCCGCCGAGGTCCGCGCGGCGCTGCCCGAGCGCCGCGCGTACGTCGAGGGCCACAACCCGAGCGGCGAGAAGGTCCGCGCCGCCGACGAGTACGCCGACGAGCTGTTCGCCGAGCGGCTGCTCGCGCTCGACTCCGTCGCCAGCTACGCCTCCGAGGAGCGTCAGGCCGCACGCGAGGCCGACGACGGCGGCGAGTTCCACCTCGCGCTGGACCCGCTGGACGGCTCCTCGAACCTCACCTCGAACAACCCGATGGGCACCATCGTCAGCGTCTACGACGAGCCCGTCCCGACGACCGGCGACCGCCTCGTCGCCGCCGCGTTCGTCCTCTACGGCCCCAACACCACGATGGTCGTCTCCGACGGCGAGAGCGTCGACGAGTACCTGATCGAGGACGCTGCCGGCGGTGACGGCGAGGGCGACGGGGAGGCTGACGACGGTCGGAAACTCCTCCGCGAGGGGCTCACCCTGCCCGAGGACCCAACGGTCTACGCCTTCGGCGGCCGCCGGCCCGACTGGACCGACGACGTGACCGAGGCCGTCGAGGCGCTGGAGGACGACCGGCTGAAGCTGCGGTACGGCGGCGCGTTCATCGCCGACGTGATGCAGGTGCTCACCCACGGCGGGATCTTCGCCTACCCCGAACTCGAAGACACGCCGGAGGGCAAGCTCCGCCACTGCTTCGAGTGCGCCCCGGTCGGCTTCGTCGTCGAGGCCGCCGGCGGCCGCGTCTCCGACGGCTACGGCGACCTCTTCGAAACCGATCCCGACCGGCTCCACGAGCGCAGCCCGGTGTATCTCGGGAACGCCGAACTCGTGGACCGAGTCGAGGCGACGCTGTCGTAA
- a CDS encoding DUF7097 family protein, whose amino-acid sequence MEKTPSGTSVGVADPYAHVDRCDHCTDEGRCRFAVEQGDRDPEFADARSREDFRCPVVGDLDEEGLTGPWEWADCPHFRCRNRDRECERCGLEEHRMAHDDERPLLEEHHLSYADDSRTGEGETSHEITVFLCRWCHAKVHDSWASVGDDANPDPEAIAEREGRRSREQAELGFQSAAERFDTGGDDGDGGDGGDGGDGGDDRPDQSGG is encoded by the coding sequence ATGGAGAAGACGCCCTCGGGCACGTCGGTCGGCGTGGCGGACCCCTACGCCCACGTCGACCGCTGCGACCACTGCACCGACGAGGGCCGCTGCCGGTTCGCCGTCGAACAGGGCGACCGCGACCCCGAGTTCGCGGACGCGCGCAGCCGTGAGGACTTCCGCTGTCCAGTGGTGGGCGACCTCGACGAGGAGGGGCTGACCGGCCCGTGGGAGTGGGCCGACTGCCCGCACTTCCGGTGCCGCAACCGCGACCGGGAGTGTGAGCGCTGCGGGCTCGAAGAACACCGGATGGCCCACGACGACGAGCGGCCGCTGCTGGAGGAACACCACCTGTCGTACGCCGACGACTCGCGGACGGGTGAGGGGGAGACGAGCCACGAGATCACGGTCTTCCTCTGCCGGTGGTGTCACGCGAAGGTCCACGACTCGTGGGCGAGCGTCGGCGACGACGCCAACCCCGACCCCGAGGCCATCGCCGAGCGCGAGGGGCGCCGCTCTCGGGAGCAGGCCGAGCTGGGCTTCCAGTCGGCCGCCGAGCGGTTCGACACCGGCGGAGACGACGGGGACGGCGGGGACGGCGGGGACGGCGGGGACGGCGGGGACGACCGCCCGGACCAGTCCGGCGGCTGA
- a CDS encoding acyl-CoA carboxylase subunit beta — MRVRIAQDATVEEAEAIASAIERTVPGDGRVEVYVGDADEPAVVHEFEGESAGAPSGGESAGGTADEALGPTAREQALREEIADIRRGGPEKYRERLAEQGKLFVRDRLELWFGDTDPVPGEVDPAERDATADPSGLRFEDGKFANFDAWHADSPETGGDGNGEGDGNGGSDGDRLPADGLITGAAAFAGRDVHFMANDFTVKAGSMAEHGVEKFLRMQQRALKTGRPVLYLMDSSGGRIDQQTGFFANREGIGKYYYNHSMLSGRVPQVCVLYGPCIAGAAYTPVFADFTVMVRDMSAMAIASPRMVEMVTGEQIDLDELGGPDVHTRHSGSADLVAEDEHHARDLVAQLISYLPDNSDEDPPRTEGRAPAKSPGGIDGVVPEEPNRGYDMERLIERVVDADTFFELQPEYGPEILTGFARIDGRPVGVVANQPAQRAGAIFPDAARKAAEFVWKCDAFDVPLLYLCDTPGFMAGSDVEKEGILEAGKKMIYATSAATVPKQCVVVRKAYGAGIYAMSGPAYDPESTIGLPSGEIAIMGPEAAINAVYANKLDDIDDPEERERRERELREAYREDIDVHRMASEVVIDEIVPPSDLREELAARFAFYESVEKERPDKKHGTVL; from the coding sequence ATGCGAGTCCGAATCGCCCAGGACGCCACCGTCGAGGAGGCCGAAGCGATCGCCTCGGCGATCGAGCGGACGGTCCCGGGGGACGGCCGGGTGGAGGTGTACGTCGGCGACGCCGACGAGCCGGCCGTCGTCCACGAGTTCGAGGGGGAGTCGGCCGGGGCCCCGTCCGGCGGCGAGTCGGCGGGCGGGACTGCCGACGAGGCCCTCGGCCCGACCGCCCGCGAGCAGGCGCTGCGCGAGGAGATCGCGGACATCCGGCGGGGCGGCCCCGAGAAGTACCGCGAGCGGCTGGCCGAACAGGGGAAGCTGTTCGTCCGCGACCGGCTGGAGCTGTGGTTCGGCGACACCGACCCGGTGCCCGGCGAGGTCGACCCCGCGGAGCGCGACGCGACCGCCGACCCCTCGGGGCTGCGCTTCGAGGACGGCAAGTTCGCCAACTTCGACGCGTGGCACGCCGACTCGCCCGAGACCGGCGGTGACGGGAACGGCGAGGGCGACGGGAACGGCGGGAGCGACGGTGACCGGTTGCCCGCGGACGGTCTCATCACCGGCGCCGCGGCGTTCGCGGGGCGGGACGTGCACTTCATGGCCAACGACTTCACCGTGAAGGCGGGCTCGATGGCCGAACACGGCGTCGAGAAGTTCCTGCGGATGCAACAGCGGGCGCTGAAGACCGGCCGGCCGGTCCTCTACCTGATGGACTCCTCGGGCGGCCGGATCGACCAGCAGACCGGCTTCTTCGCCAACCGCGAGGGCATCGGCAAGTACTACTACAACCACTCGATGCTGTCGGGCCGCGTCCCGCAGGTCTGCGTCCTCTACGGTCCCTGCATCGCCGGCGCGGCCTACACCCCCGTCTTCGCCGACTTCACCGTCATGGTCCGGGACATGTCCGCGATGGCCATCGCCAGCCCGCGGATGGTCGAGATGGTCACCGGCGAACAGATCGACCTCGACGAGCTGGGCGGCCCCGACGTACACACTCGCCACTCCGGGTCGGCGGACCTCGTCGCCGAGGACGAACACCACGCCCGCGACCTGGTCGCCCAGCTGATATCCTACCTCCCGGACAACAGCGACGAGGACCCGCCGCGGACGGAGGGCCGCGCGCCCGCGAAGTCGCCCGGGGGCATCGACGGCGTCGTCCCGGAGGAACCGAACCGCGGCTACGACATGGAGCGGCTGATCGAGCGGGTCGTCGACGCCGACACCTTCTTCGAGCTCCAGCCGGAGTACGGCCCGGAGATACTCACGGGGTTCGCCCGGATCGACGGCCGACCGGTCGGCGTGGTCGCCAACCAGCCCGCCCAGCGCGCGGGGGCGATCTTCCCCGACGCCGCCCGCAAGGCCGCCGAGTTCGTCTGGAAGTGCGACGCCTTCGACGTTCCCCTCCTCTACCTCTGCGATACCCCCGGGTTCATGGCCGGCTCGGACGTCGAGAAGGAGGGGATCCTCGAAGCGGGCAAGAAGATGATCTACGCCACCTCCGCCGCCACCGTCCCCAAACAGTGCGTCGTCGTCCGGAAGGCCTACGGGGCGGGCATCTACGCGATGTCCGGTCCCGCCTACGACCCCGAGTCGACCATCGGGCTCCCGTCGGGCGAGATCGCCATCATGGGCCCGGAGGCGGCGATCAACGCCGTCTACGCGAACAAGCTCGACGACATCGACGACCCGGAGGAGCGCGAGCGCCGCGAGCGGGAACTCCGCGAGGCGTACCGCGAGGACATCGACGTCCACCGGATGGCCAGCGAGGTCGTCATCGATGAGATCGTCCCCCCGAGCGACCTGCGCGAGGAGCTGGCCGCCCGCTTCGCCTTCTACGAGTCCGTCGAGAAGGAGCGCCCGGACAAGAAACACGGGACGGTGCTGTAG
- a CDS encoding RAD23 family protein → MDPRSVALCLVVLVAVAGCLGGPTATPGPTATDAPTPSPTPTEIVASPTATASGGTATPTTDRGTPTPATAAGTVTVEYVVRAGDLPDEVVAANATLAVAFADTHVYNCDGISPSAASGSFSTPTQTPDLDRDLDCLRYGGMQVDLADLNGSRSLGAYTVPAAAVSEYALVVRDLTLTLENGTVVEDVYAGEFRAHTARDARDGTVGAEIDIDRRAADATPRPNRGAHADSPYETGSSEFSPEAGEPPVRYRLATGGSVADGELTVSVTRDGAPANVTLAIVGAAESRYRTGADGLVALDITSPEIVEIEATVDDREP, encoded by the coding sequence ATGGATCCGCGCAGTGTCGCTCTCTGTCTCGTCGTCCTCGTCGCGGTCGCCGGCTGTCTGGGCGGTCCCACCGCGACCCCGGGGCCGACGGCGACCGACGCGCCGACGCCCTCGCCGACGCCGACCGAGATCGTCGCGTCGCCGACCGCGACGGCGTCCGGCGGGACCGCCACGCCGACGACCGACCGCGGGACGCCGACGCCGGCGACGGCGGCCGGGACCGTGACCGTCGAGTACGTCGTTCGCGCCGGCGACCTCCCCGACGAGGTGGTCGCGGCGAACGCCACCCTCGCCGTCGCGTTCGCCGACACGCACGTCTACAACTGCGACGGCATCTCCCCCTCGGCGGCGTCGGGGTCGTTCTCCACGCCGACGCAGACGCCCGACCTGGACCGGGACCTGGACTGTCTCCGGTACGGGGGGATGCAGGTCGACCTCGCGGACCTGAACGGGTCCCGCTCGCTGGGCGCGTACACCGTCCCGGCGGCGGCCGTCTCGGAGTACGCCCTGGTCGTCCGCGACCTGACCCTGACGCTGGAGAACGGGACCGTCGTCGAGGACGTGTACGCCGGGGAGTTCCGGGCCCACACGGCCAGGGACGCGCGGGACGGGACGGTCGGCGCCGAGATCGACATCGACCGGCGAGCCGCGGACGCCACGCCACGACCGAACCGCGGCGCCCACGCCGACAGCCCCTACGAGACCGGGTCGAGCGAGTTCTCCCCGGAAGCCGGCGAGCCGCCGGTCCGCTACCGGCTCGCGACCGGCGGGAGCGTCGCGGACGGCGAACTAACCGTCAGCGTGACCCGCGACGGCGCGCCGGCGAACGTGACGCTGGCGATCGTCGGCGCGGCCGAGTCCCGGTACCGCACCGGCGCCGACGGGCTCGTCGCCCTCGACATCACGAGCCCGGAGATCGTGGAGATCGAGGCGACGGTCGACGACCGGGAGCCGTGA
- a CDS encoding lysylphosphatidylglycerol synthase transmembrane domain-containing protein — protein MSRRRRLVAGFAVALLAVGGFLWAVGPEAVFAELASADPAVLSVGFLGVVGALAAWSEAVRRLLASTGHTVRGRRYRSAYLSGEFLKQVLPMGQSGGPVLMSYTVSRETAAPYESTLAAASVFAFLNVVASLVLAVAGLALLVATRRGPSGTLLRDVLVAMVAVTAVVLALTYLAVYRRAILERTALRVAAALRRTVGRVSARADAALAPERVEDAVGRFAGAVGDLAGDRRRVGTAVALAVVGWLCFLLPLYTSFLAIGEPVPYALVVFVVPVVTLLNVVPLPGGLGGFEVALAGVTAALAPVDLPTATAAVFLFRLSNYWFIVLLGGLAAASLSVRVSDPPPVVPPDDERA, from the coding sequence ATGTCACGTCGCCGCCGGCTGGTCGCGGGGTTCGCGGTCGCGCTCCTGGCCGTCGGCGGCTTCCTCTGGGCGGTCGGCCCGGAGGCCGTGTTCGCCGAACTGGCGTCGGCGGATCCGGCGGTGCTGTCGGTCGGCTTCCTCGGCGTCGTCGGGGCGCTGGCCGCCTGGAGCGAGGCGGTGCGGCGCCTGCTGGCGAGCACCGGTCACACCGTCCGTGGGCGGCGCTACCGCTCGGCGTACCTGAGCGGCGAGTTCCTCAAGCAGGTGCTGCCGATGGGCCAGAGCGGCGGCCCGGTCCTCATGTCCTACACGGTCAGCCGCGAGACGGCGGCCCCCTACGAGTCGACGCTGGCCGCGGCGTCGGTGTTCGCCTTCCTCAACGTCGTCGCGTCGCTCGTGCTCGCGGTCGCCGGCCTGGCGCTTCTGGTCGCCACCCGGCGCGGTCCGAGCGGAACGCTGCTGCGCGACGTCCTCGTCGCGATGGTCGCCGTGACCGCCGTCGTCCTCGCGCTCACGTACCTCGCCGTGTACCGCCGGGCGATCCTCGAACGCACCGCGCTCCGGGTCGCCGCCGCCCTCCGCCGGACCGTCGGCCGGGTCTCCGCCCGGGCGGACGCGGCGCTGGCACCCGAACGCGTCGAAGACGCGGTCGGGCGGTTCGCCGGCGCGGTCGGCGACCTGGCGGGCGACCGACGGCGGGTCGGGACCGCCGTCGCGCTCGCCGTCGTCGGCTGGCTCTGCTTCCTCCTCCCGCTGTACACCAGCTTCCTGGCCATCGGCGAGCCGGTGCCCTACGCGCTGGTCGTGTTCGTCGTCCCCGTCGTCACGCTGCTGAACGTCGTGCCGCTGCCCGGCGGCCTCGGCGGGTTCGAAGTGGCGCTGGCGGGCGTGACCGCCGCGCTCGCCCCCGTCGACCTGCCGACGGCGACCGCCGCCGTCTTCCTCTTCCGGCTGTCGAACTACTGGTTCATCGTCCTGCTGGGCGGGCTGGCCGCCGCGTCGCTGTCGGTCCGGGTGTCGGACCCGCCGCCGGTCGTCCCGCCGGACGACGAGCGCGCCTGA